The Algoriphagus sanaruensis genome window below encodes:
- a CDS encoding DUF7133 domain-containing protein, with protein sequence MYKPNFKPILLGTFVFSTLTAIYSCKESEPVDLEILTLTPEEIAPQAEAARNSISPVLAEGLKMDLWAVDSLVKDPISIQAYDDGSIYYTRSPRRNNSEFDIRGHQSWEIRSIALQTIEDKRNFLRTELSPERSSENTWLKDLNGDGSNDWRDMTIERNHIYQLKDTDGDGLADWSQRQVNDFYDEVVDVAGGLMKTEDALYVAAGPDMWRLMDKNGDGIMDEKQSMSYGYGIHIGFGGHGMSGVEMGPDGRIYWGIGDIGFNGKGDDGTEYKYPNRGVIARSNPDGSDFEIFAMGVRNTHEFVFDQYTNLISVDNDGDHAGEKERLVYLTRGSDSGWRINWQFGKYRDPDNNTYKVWMDEKLFLPRWEGQAAYITPPLMNYVSGPTGMVFNPGAGLGPRWKDHFFVVEFVGSAASSGIHAFQLQPKGASFELTKTEKIVGSFLPTGIDFGPDGALYMADWVNGWDDKNYGRIWKLTDETAKGWELQKQTTAEIKADYKKLSEAELKSKLYFEDMRVRRKAQFELAKRGEKGAKVFEEVIKDRSNSIARVHGIVGLTQLSRMDKKEYADAIVPLLKDEDSEIAAQAAKWLGDIRYSKANNVLIENLTHSNARVQFFSAEALGRAKAKEAIQPLISLLEVNNDEDAYLRHGVTYALSQIGEVAPLAALSSHPSKAVRLGAVLALRRLESPELAKFLQDSDEYIVTETARAIHDDFSVEAALPALGAILSTTTFRNEPLIRRVISANQRVGKEENLNQVLAFLGKPDIPVALRMEALATLGTWAKPSLVDRVDGRFRGEVKRDPSLIREKVKPVLISSAADRIEQVRIEAIKAIGKLEISETADLLLAKMKSDPSDQVKISALNALVAMNTSNLGEAISLAMSDNNQSVRVEGLVLLSQTAIPNDQKVSLLIDIIQKRTIPEKQTALTTLASLEGAKDLPVWKSILADFDKGKLPEGTWIELEEAITNTGSESLKTEFTALLDQKAGGEEWKKFAGALAEGNSRRGRTIFFENQTAQCIRCHAYDDMGGNAGPALDNIGNVLSREQLLMALVEPSKRLAPGFGTISIETNAGEKITGLLMEESKDALRVKLGSGEQEILRKDIKTSQLAPSSMPPMGTLLSKREIRDLVSYLSNLRKSE encoded by the coding sequence ATGTACAAACCAAACTTCAAACCTATTCTTCTTGGCACTTTTGTGTTTTCTACTTTAACTGCGATTTATTCGTGTAAAGAGTCAGAACCAGTCGATTTAGAAATCCTTACGCTAACTCCTGAAGAAATAGCTCCCCAAGCAGAAGCAGCCAGAAATTCAATTAGTCCTGTATTGGCAGAAGGTCTTAAAATGGACTTATGGGCAGTTGATTCTTTGGTGAAAGATCCGATCTCTATTCAAGCCTACGATGACGGTTCTATTTATTATACCCGATCCCCTCGAAGGAATAATTCTGAGTTTGATATCAGAGGCCATCAATCTTGGGAAATTAGGTCTATTGCGCTTCAAACTATTGAGGATAAGCGAAATTTTCTACGCACAGAGCTTTCACCTGAACGATCTTCTGAGAATACTTGGCTAAAAGATCTCAATGGTGATGGTTCCAATGACTGGAGGGATATGACCATCGAGCGAAATCACATTTACCAACTCAAAGACACCGATGGCGATGGGTTGGCTGATTGGTCTCAACGCCAGGTCAACGATTTTTATGATGAGGTGGTGGATGTGGCAGGAGGTCTGATGAAAACAGAAGATGCACTTTATGTAGCTGCAGGCCCGGATATGTGGAGATTGATGGATAAAAATGGCGATGGAATCATGGATGAAAAGCAATCTATGTCCTATGGCTATGGCATTCATATCGGTTTTGGAGGTCACGGGATGTCCGGTGTAGAAATGGGACCCGATGGACGGATTTATTGGGGAATAGGAGACATCGGATTCAATGGAAAGGGAGATGATGGTACTGAATATAAATATCCAAATCGTGGGGTAATTGCTCGGTCAAACCCGGATGGAAGTGATTTTGAGATATTCGCAATGGGAGTTCGAAATACCCATGAATTTGTTTTTGATCAGTATACCAATTTGATTTCAGTAGATAATGACGGTGATCATGCTGGAGAAAAAGAAAGGCTAGTTTACTTGACTAGAGGATCCGATTCTGGATGGAGAATCAACTGGCAGTTTGGGAAATATCGAGATCCTGATAATAATACCTACAAGGTGTGGATGGATGAGAAATTGTTTCTTCCTCGTTGGGAAGGTCAAGCAGCATACATTACACCTCCATTGATGAATTATGTCAGTGGTCCAACAGGGATGGTTTTTAACCCTGGAGCAGGATTGGGGCCTAGGTGGAAAGATCATTTTTTTGTTGTGGAATTTGTGGGAAGTGCGGCTTCCTCCGGTATCCATGCTTTTCAGCTTCAGCCCAAAGGAGCTTCTTTTGAATTAACCAAAACCGAGAAAATTGTTGGTAGCTTTTTGCCAACCGGGATTGATTTTGGACCTGATGGAGCTCTCTATATGGCGGATTGGGTAAATGGCTGGGATGATAAAAATTACGGAAGAATCTGGAAATTGACTGACGAAACTGCTAAAGGTTGGGAATTGCAAAAACAAACTACAGCGGAAATTAAAGCTGATTATAAAAAGCTTTCGGAGGCAGAATTAAAATCCAAGTTGTATTTTGAAGACATGCGTGTTCGACGCAAAGCTCAATTTGAGCTGGCCAAGCGTGGAGAAAAAGGAGCTAAAGTTTTTGAAGAAGTGATCAAAGACCGAAGTAATTCCATCGCTCGAGTACATGGGATTGTGGGTTTAACCCAACTTTCTCGAATGGATAAAAAAGAATATGCTGACGCAATTGTTCCCTTATTGAAGGATGAAGATTCGGAAATAGCGGCCCAAGCTGCAAAATGGCTTGGGGATATTCGATATTCTAAAGCGAATAATGTCCTCATTGAAAATTTAACTCATTCCAATGCGAGGGTTCAGTTTTTTAGTGCCGAAGCTTTGGGAAGAGCAAAGGCAAAAGAGGCTATTCAACCTTTGATTTCATTATTGGAAGTCAATAATGACGAAGATGCGTATTTGAGACATGGGGTAACCTATGCCCTTTCTCAAATTGGTGAGGTTGCCCCTTTGGCAGCACTTTCTTCTCATCCTTCCAAAGCCGTTCGATTGGGAGCGGTGCTTGCGCTTCGAAGACTGGAATCTCCAGAGTTGGCGAAATTTCTTCAGGATTCTGATGAATATATCGTAACTGAAACCGCACGAGCTATTCATGATGATTTCTCTGTTGAAGCAGCTTTGCCTGCTTTGGGGGCAATTTTGTCAACGACCACTTTTAGAAATGAACCTTTGATCAGAAGAGTGATCAGTGCCAATCAGCGCGTTGGAAAGGAAGAAAATTTAAATCAAGTATTGGCCTTCTTAGGAAAACCTGATATCCCCGTAGCTCTAAGAATGGAGGCGTTGGCCACTTTAGGAACATGGGCTAAACCTAGTTTGGTTGACCGTGTGGATGGCCGATTTAGAGGGGAAGTAAAAAGAGATCCAAGTTTGATTCGAGAAAAAGTGAAACCTGTCTTAATTTCTTCGGCTGCTGATCGGATAGAACAAGTTCGGATCGAAGCGATAAAGGCAATTGGTAAATTGGAAATTTCAGAGACTGCGGATTTACTTCTTGCAAAAATGAAGTCTGATCCCTCAGACCAAGTTAAAATTTCAGCCCTCAATGCCTTGGTCGCGATGAATACCTCTAATCTTGGAGAAGCTATTTCATTGGCAATGTCAGACAACAACCAATCGGTCCGGGTAGAAGGTCTTGTTTTGCTCTCCCAGACAGCAATTCCTAACGATCAGAAAGTTTCACTATTGATAGATATCATTCAAAAGAGAACCATCCCTGAAAAGCAAACAGCGCTAACGACCTTGGCCAGTTTGGAAGGAGCCAAAGACCTTCCAGTGTGGAAATCAATTTTGGCAGATTTTGACAAAGGTAAATTGCCTGAAGGAACTTGGATTGAATTGGAAGAAGCGATCACCAATACGGGTTCTGAATCTTTAAAGACAGAATTCACGGCCCTATTAGACCAAAAAGCTGGAGGTGAAGAGTGGAAAAAATTTGCAGGCGCTCTTGCTGAAGGTAATTCCAGAAGAGGTCGGACCATTTTCTTTGAAAATCAGACGGCTCAATGTATTCGTTGTCATGCTTACGATGATATGGGAGGAAATGCAGGTCCGGCTTTGGATAATATTGGTAATGTGCTTTCCAGAGAGCAATTGTTAATGGCATTGGTTGAGCCAAGTAAGCGTTTAGCCCCTGGTTTTGGTACTATTTCAATTGAAACTAACGCTGGTGAAAAAATTACAGGGCTATTAATGGAGGAAAGCAAAGATGCACTTCGCGTCAAACTTGGATCAGGTGAACAGGAAATCCTTCGAAAGGATATCAAAACCTCCCAATTGGCTCCTTCAAGTATGCCACCTATGGGGACACTTTTGAGTAAACGAGAAATTCGAGATTTAGTTAGCTACTTGTCCAACTTGAGGAAATCTGAATGA
- a CDS encoding PIG-L deacetylase family protein, with the protein MRKFLIVSLGIILMIFLLAPWALIQYGRGKLHDLSIPQRDFLLAQSTSKKVLAIFPHPDDEVTVSGTILGLKELGHEVKLICLTRGEKGKSSGIEDEIQLARQRTLEMQNAAAILGVDSLILLDYPDSGLSGIGLDSLKKIVKQLISEIKPHVLLSYDSKVGLYGHSDHRLTGLAVQEVFLENKGTLDFTPSEMYQVTLCKNQIDVALQLSSGFQRNYPENPADGLPQPDFSVVTQPYFKTVLKVMKAHESQQKVLQDLMPFHDRIPSWIYSRIFDREYFAEVK; encoded by the coding sequence ATGAGAAAGTTTTTGATCGTCTCTTTGGGGATTATTCTAATGATCTTCTTGCTTGCTCCTTGGGCATTGATCCAATATGGCCGAGGAAAGTTGCATGATTTGAGTATTCCTCAACGAGACTTTCTCCTTGCTCAATCGACATCTAAAAAAGTACTCGCAATTTTTCCTCACCCCGACGACGAAGTGACTGTGTCTGGAACAATTTTGGGGTTGAAAGAACTTGGGCATGAGGTCAAACTGATTTGCCTAACTCGAGGTGAAAAGGGGAAATCCTCAGGGATTGAGGACGAGATTCAACTAGCCAGGCAAAGAACCCTAGAAATGCAAAATGCCGCTGCAATTTTGGGTGTAGATAGTTTGATTTTGTTGGATTATCCAGACAGTGGCTTAAGCGGCATTGGATTAGATTCACTCAAGAAAATCGTGAAGCAGTTAATCTCCGAAATCAAGCCACATGTTCTTCTTTCATATGATTCCAAAGTGGGACTCTATGGCCATTCCGATCATCGATTGACAGGATTAGCTGTTCAAGAGGTGTTTTTAGAAAATAAAGGGACTTTGGACTTTACACCTTCTGAGATGTATCAAGTTACCCTGTGTAAAAATCAAATCGATGTAGCTTTGCAGCTTTCCTCAGGTTTCCAGCGAAATTATCCGGAAAACCCTGCTGATGGTCTTCCTCAGCCTGATTTTTCGGTAGTTACTCAGCCGTATTTCAAAACGGTACTAAAAGTTATGAAAGCTCATGAATCACAACAAAAAGTGCTTCAAGATCTTATGCCTTTTCATGATCGAATCCCCTCCTGGATTTATTCACGAATATTTGATCGAGAGTATTTTGCTGAAGTCAAGTAA
- the trpS gene encoding tryptophan--tRNA ligase: MARVLTGIQSSGRPHLGNILGAIIPAIELIHQNQEEESFIFIADFHSLTTQKDGDIRKQNTLAVAAAWLAFGLDIEKTVFYRQSRIPQVTELTWYLNCITPFPMLANAHSFKDKASKLADVNAGLFTYPVLMAADILLYSADLVPVGKDQLQHLEMTRDIAGTFNRIIEEDLLVLPEARINEEVKTIPGTDGQKMSKSYNNIIDIFLPEKELKKNVNSIITDSTPLEEPKDPDTCNVFQLYRLIATPEQTQALREKYLAGNFGYGHAKKEFMELILDKFKKERETFDYFMNHPDEVERRLSAGEEKARKIALPLLERIREKLGFN, from the coding sequence ATGGCAAGAGTATTAACCGGTATTCAGAGTTCAGGAAGACCACATCTGGGAAACATTTTAGGAGCAATTATTCCGGCTATTGAACTGATTCATCAAAATCAAGAAGAGGAGTCATTCATCTTTATCGCTGACTTTCACTCCCTTACTACCCAAAAGGATGGTGATATCCGCAAACAAAACACCTTGGCTGTTGCTGCTGCTTGGTTGGCATTTGGCTTAGATATCGAAAAAACTGTTTTCTACAGACAATCCAGAATCCCCCAAGTAACCGAATTGACTTGGTATCTTAACTGCATCACGCCTTTCCCGATGCTTGCCAATGCGCATAGCTTTAAGGACAAAGCTTCTAAACTTGCGGATGTAAACGCAGGCCTTTTTACTTATCCTGTTTTGATGGCAGCAGACATTCTACTGTATTCTGCGGATTTGGTTCCTGTAGGAAAAGATCAATTACAGCATTTAGAAATGACCAGAGATATTGCTGGGACATTCAACCGAATCATTGAAGAAGATCTATTGGTTCTTCCTGAGGCAAGAATCAATGAAGAAGTGAAGACAATACCTGGTACGGACGGACAAAAAATGAGTAAGTCTTACAATAACATCATTGACATTTTCTTACCAGAAAAGGAACTCAAAAAGAATGTCAATAGCATTATTACTGACAGCACTCCACTCGAAGAACCTAAAGATCCAGATACATGTAATGTATTTCAATTGTACCGATTGATAGCAACACCAGAACAAACTCAAGCTCTTCGCGAAAAGTATCTGGCAGGAAATTTTGGATATGGACATGCCAAGAAAGAATTTATGGAATTGATCTTGGATAAATTCAAAAAAGAGCGGGAAACCTTCGATTACTTCATGAATCATCCCGACGAAGTCGAGCGAAGACTTTCGGCTGGAGAAGAAAAAGCACGGAAAATTGCTCTTCCACTTCTCGAGCGAATTCGCGAAAAATTAGGATTTAATTAA
- a CDS encoding DUF1573 domain-containing protein, translating into MAQIKEINLESGVNYALIASMNFKAFILFTSIILTAWVYSSNLIAQELPKLIWKVNRIQLGTILEEQGFQSATFEFVYNSDSVSWVEDVWFECGCTTAEYTQDTLLKGSEGRVQIEFDPSSGAGYFSRLIVVKGSNASFQDSLFIEGTVIPYPSKPENAYSVKLGSLGFRLRKINMGDVMDNEPKVKFVEFFNFGNQLLKEEMKFYASDYIQIEQVQPLVRSNERGLFKITFDGQVKKELGYIEEEVQISWENQDSTVVSLGLIANLFEYYPPISKEELNQAPQLLIKNKEVNLGEISDKSVVRKTVTLSNPGRKPLEIKKIQGNCDCLLIEAPKNVLAPGESMELTLVFDPVGRKGIDQRNIYLFSNDPVNPVQLIVLKSRIE; encoded by the coding sequence TTGGCGCAAATTAAAGAAATCAACCTAGAATCAGGGGTAAATTATGCGTTAATTGCATCTATGAATTTCAAGGCCTTCATTCTGTTCACATCGATTATTTTGACTGCTTGGGTTTATTCTTCAAACCTAATCGCTCAAGAATTGCCGAAGTTGATTTGGAAAGTGAATCGAATTCAATTGGGTACAATCTTAGAAGAACAGGGTTTTCAATCTGCCACATTTGAATTTGTTTATAATTCTGATTCTGTTTCTTGGGTGGAAGATGTTTGGTTTGAGTGCGGTTGTACTACTGCTGAATATACCCAAGATACCTTGCTTAAAGGCTCAGAAGGGAGAGTTCAGATTGAATTTGATCCCAGTTCCGGAGCTGGATATTTTTCAAGATTAATTGTAGTGAAAGGAAGCAATGCTTCCTTTCAGGATTCCCTATTTATCGAAGGAACCGTGATTCCATATCCTTCCAAGCCAGAAAATGCCTATTCTGTAAAACTAGGTTCTTTGGGTTTTCGCCTTCGCAAAATCAATATGGGAGATGTGATGGACAATGAACCCAAGGTGAAATTTGTGGAATTTTTCAATTTTGGTAATCAGTTACTAAAGGAGGAAATGAAGTTTTACGCTTCTGATTACATCCAAATAGAACAAGTTCAGCCTTTGGTGAGATCTAATGAGCGGGGTTTGTTTAAAATCACTTTTGATGGACAGGTCAAAAAAGAATTGGGCTATATCGAGGAAGAGGTTCAAATTTCTTGGGAGAATCAAGATTCTACCGTTGTTTCCTTAGGACTAATTGCCAATTTGTTTGAATATTACCCTCCCATATCAAAAGAGGAACTTAATCAGGCTCCACAGCTTTTGATTAAAAATAAAGAAGTGAACCTCGGAGAAATCAGTGATAAATCTGTCGTAAGAAAAACAGTGACTTTATCGAATCCGGGAAGGAAGCCACTTGAGATCAAAAAAATCCAAGGGAATTGCGATTGCTTACTGATTGAAGCTCCCAAAAATGTGCTAGCTCCTGGTGAATCCATGGAGCTTACCTTGGTTTTTGATCCTGTGGGAAGAAAAGGGATCGATCAACGGAATATTTATCTCTTTAGCAATGATCCGGTAAATCCGGTGCAGTTGATAGTCCTGAAAAGTCGAATTGAATAA
- a CDS encoding metallophosphoesterase family protein, producing MKFSKYIFALFFVFLLLEGAVFAQGNFRILPYLQVNQNQIQIRWFASSNYSSSIVLKDAQGNQLISNQVNGVEVSNLYYTQAEKNQTIVGLEGVNWIGGDKYFKYEKVYTLPANQTFLYSVTMNGETYSSSFHTAPDSQDWESIRFIALSDSETEPRGRVTNRAWYPGDPFPRLYPVPSGWKNAFGSTTEQGIELPNYLLSEKDGFAENLKILKSRNPDFVLMPGDLVQGGGYMPGWDEFWRHTAGEFDQVFDKYPIIPSIGNWETFGALNGGYGTNERGDFNPLLGRSRFHTFFEFPTTDPDQKHRQSYYRTDYGPITILTLDSSNGTPEQSRSDFPADQKLTGTTFTDIGTDTQENFTQSQYEQAGGTDLSGFGPGTPQYTWLEKNLIKAKEEGRLIFVQFHHIPYSSGEHGIPINHELATGQEGLPLRVLHPLLEEYGVIAVFAGHDELFERSFVDEDSDGKGVHYYDVGVAGDGMRGVKRDWYNNPLNPLGFNTYSQWVADLDSKEEWDNSSANPVLLDGGKHYGHLEVNLKKIQDGGKTYAQIDFEPVYSFPVMNNQYQLQRVERRVYNDPVRILVELTTTADPVIEPDFKSSFQVALNSEGFIITSVSNFFNTGPQNDWDITLSRSEIFSCSDLGVQPVTVTVKNGTGQEWSRVVSVVVVDDLAPDFEATDAYLAFDKTIGVVNLSPDDFYIRQDYIFENCLGAGGVTIDLDRTSISCADFTEDPIFVKITVIDKSGNFTVKTRKVYLNTIESKKVTLTASGDLIEGKTVELSLGDELDYEVAYWKRIASIGLETFHDSTAKSIRVDQAGQYVAVLNLTNGCQVESEWLVLESISVAWPEVKSNIQLALGENDQADLNPDDVFATWPVEGVSVSFSKSRFGCENLGSNQVTAVLSHPDWGQKEETITLQIVDLTSPILVVQTPQLTLDRILGALQVDVSDFVKEISDNCEVSSLEISPTLITCEQIGKVVEFEITATDPSGNTTKKQVSVSIEDTQSKTLSLKPIQSGPYYAGELVELRLGEELDFVLEGWYKNGQKIEGEKGNSILVENSGSYFAKVYPTDACLISSEIVEVNFQVPDFGEVYTEKVLNLNQNGKADLAVSEVFKTWPLPTGFTATLSQNQFTCDDLGVNQVTVLIKNEKGTTWERTVSVLIKDLIAPVLSVSSKEVFLDVTKGSLEIPINDLIEAVSDNCGIKEISPAKVTFTCEDLAKTKLIKVTAIDFSGNKTEVNAEVRVSRKEEVAPVLEGSTLLCEGEEGVLEVVAEGQFEVVAWRRNGTPIQGQTGKTLSISEAGEYQALIRYQGACLSETSKVEVIVNSKPSGEIQVDGNILRAPEGYQYQWYRNGEKMEGKTNRVLTVDSMGEYKVLMTSEAGCEAYLAPVTLTISGLALPWTSLASDLKIYPNPAKHSAVIELEAEAVPAIQWLKIYSSSGKEVTSLMEITSLDQRKFELRFGETAPGVYLLTWIDPSMRPYFGRLIILK from the coding sequence ATGAAATTTTCAAAATACATTTTCGCTTTATTTTTTGTTTTTCTCTTGCTCGAAGGAGCAGTTTTCGCGCAAGGGAATTTTCGAATACTCCCATATCTCCAAGTCAACCAAAATCAGATACAAATCCGATGGTTTGCGAGCAGTAATTATTCTTCTTCGATAGTCCTTAAAGATGCGCAAGGGAATCAGTTGATCAGTAATCAAGTTAATGGGGTAGAAGTTTCCAATTTGTACTACACGCAAGCTGAAAAAAATCAAACCATCGTTGGCTTGGAAGGAGTGAATTGGATTGGTGGGGATAAATATTTTAAATACGAAAAGGTTTACACACTTCCGGCTAATCAGACTTTTTTGTATTCCGTTACTATGAATGGAGAGACTTATTCTTCCTCTTTCCATACCGCTCCTGATTCACAAGATTGGGAGTCTATTCGATTTATCGCACTTTCAGATTCAGAGACAGAACCAAGAGGAAGAGTTACCAATCGGGCTTGGTATCCTGGTGATCCATTTCCTAGACTTTATCCTGTGCCTTCAGGATGGAAAAATGCCTTTGGATCTACCACCGAACAAGGGATTGAACTTCCGAATTACCTGCTCTCGGAGAAGGATGGATTTGCAGAAAATCTAAAGATTTTGAAATCTAGAAATCCTGATTTTGTTCTGATGCCAGGAGACTTGGTGCAAGGCGGGGGCTATATGCCGGGTTGGGATGAGTTTTGGAGGCATACCGCAGGGGAGTTTGACCAAGTATTTGACAAATATCCGATCATTCCATCGATCGGTAATTGGGAAACTTTCGGAGCATTAAATGGTGGATATGGGACCAATGAAAGGGGAGATTTCAATCCTTTGCTAGGCAGATCTAGATTTCACACTTTTTTTGAATTTCCTACTACTGATCCTGATCAGAAGCATCGACAAAGCTACTATCGGACAGATTATGGTCCGATAACAATTTTAACCTTGGACTCTTCCAACGGCACGCCTGAGCAATCTCGATCGGACTTTCCTGCCGACCAGAAACTAACAGGTACAACTTTCACAGACATCGGAACGGACACCCAAGAGAATTTCACCCAATCCCAATACGAACAAGCTGGGGGAACTGATTTGTCTGGATTTGGTCCAGGGACTCCACAGTATACTTGGTTGGAGAAAAATCTGATCAAAGCCAAGGAGGAGGGTAGATTGATCTTTGTACAGTTTCATCACATTCCTTACAGCTCTGGGGAACATGGTATTCCAATTAATCATGAACTCGCAACAGGTCAGGAGGGACTTCCTCTTCGAGTGCTTCATCCCTTGCTTGAGGAATACGGTGTAATCGCTGTTTTTGCAGGCCATGATGAGCTTTTTGAGCGAAGTTTTGTGGATGAAGATTCAGATGGCAAAGGGGTGCACTATTACGATGTGGGTGTAGCAGGCGATGGAATGCGTGGGGTCAAAAGAGATTGGTACAATAACCCTTTAAATCCTCTCGGATTTAATACCTATTCCCAATGGGTAGCTGACCTTGATTCCAAAGAAGAATGGGATAATTCTAGTGCAAATCCAGTTTTGCTGGATGGTGGAAAGCACTACGGACACTTGGAAGTCAATCTTAAAAAGATTCAAGATGGAGGCAAAACCTACGCACAGATAGATTTTGAGCCTGTTTATTCATTTCCAGTGATGAATAATCAATACCAACTTCAACGAGTTGAAAGAAGGGTTTACAATGATCCTGTTCGGATTTTAGTTGAATTGACAACTACGGCTGATCCTGTGATTGAGCCTGATTTCAAAAGTTCATTTCAAGTAGCCCTCAATTCGGAAGGTTTTATAATTACGTCCGTTTCCAACTTTTTCAATACGGGGCCTCAAAATGATTGGGACATTACCTTGTCAAGAAGTGAGATTTTTAGCTGTTCTGATTTAGGGGTGCAACCCGTAACCGTTACCGTAAAAAATGGAACAGGTCAAGAATGGTCGCGAGTAGTTTCTGTAGTGGTTGTTGATGATTTGGCTCCTGACTTTGAAGCTACTGATGCCTATTTAGCTTTTGATAAAACAATTGGAGTGGTGAACCTTAGTCCTGATGATTTTTACATTCGGCAGGATTACATTTTTGAGAATTGTTTAGGAGCAGGAGGGGTTACCATAGATTTGGATAGAACCTCCATTTCATGCGCTGATTTTACAGAAGATCCAATTTTCGTAAAAATCACCGTCATTGACAAGTCAGGAAACTTCACAGTAAAAACCAGAAAAGTCTACCTCAATACGATTGAATCCAAAAAGGTGACTTTAACTGCATCGGGAGATTTGATTGAGGGAAAAACAGTTGAATTGAGTTTGGGTGATGAATTAGACTATGAGGTAGCTTATTGGAAACGTATCGCATCAATAGGATTGGAAACATTCCATGATTCTACTGCTAAAAGTATTCGTGTGGATCAAGCCGGCCAGTATGTAGCCGTTTTAAACTTGACAAATGGATGTCAAGTAGAATCTGAGTGGCTAGTGCTTGAATCAATTTCAGTAGCTTGGCCAGAAGTGAAATCCAATATCCAATTAGCCTTGGGGGAAAATGATCAAGCTGACCTGAATCCCGATGATGTATTTGCGACTTGGCCGGTAGAAGGAGTCTCTGTTTCGTTTTCAAAGTCAAGATTTGGCTGTGAAAATCTAGGCAGCAACCAAGTAACGGCTGTTTTGAGTCATCCAGATTGGGGACAAAAAGAGGAAACAATTACCCTTCAAATAGTCGATTTAACTAGCCCAATCTTAGTTGTTCAAACGCCTCAATTAACCTTGGATAGGATTCTTGGGGCTCTTCAAGTAGACGTAAGTGATTTTGTAAAGGAAATTTCAGACAATTGCGAAGTTTCGAGTTTAGAGATTAGCCCGACTCTAATTACTTGTGAGCAAATTGGAAAAGTAGTCGAATTTGAAATCACAGCAACTGATCCGAGTGGAAATACCACCAAAAAGCAAGTTTCGGTTTCAATTGAGGATACCCAGTCAAAAACTCTTTCTCTCAAGCCAATTCAATCAGGGCCTTATTATGCCGGAGAACTAGTAGAACTTCGGTTGGGTGAGGAACTTGATTTTGTTTTAGAAGGATGGTATAAAAACGGCCAAAAGATCGAAGGAGAAAAGGGGAATTCAATTTTGGTTGAGAATTCGGGGAGTTATTTCGCAAAGGTTTATCCTACTGATGCCTGTCTAATTTCTTCCGAAATCGTCGAAGTAAATTTTCAAGTGCCTGATTTTGGGGAAGTGTATACTGAAAAGGTTCTCAATTTGAATCAAAATGGGAAAGCGGATTTAGCGGTTTCAGAAGTATTCAAAACCTGGCCTTTGCCAACGGGCTTCACAGCTACCTTGAGTCAAAATCAATTTACTTGTGATGATTTAGGAGTAAATCAAGTCACTGTTTTGATCAAAAATGAAAAGGGAACCACTTGGGAGCGAACAGTTTCAGTACTCATTAAAGATCTTATCGCACCAGTACTTTCCGTCTCATCGAAAGAGGTATTTCTTGATGTAACCAAGGGTAGTTTGGAAATCCCTATCAATGATCTGATCGAAGCCGTTTCTGACAATTGTGGGATCAAGGAAATTAGTCCTGCAAAGGTGACATTTACCTGTGAGGATCTTGCTAAAACCAAATTGATCAAAGTGACTGCCATTGATTTCTCAGGAAATAAAACAGAGGTAAATGCAGAAGTCAGGGTTAGTCGAAAAGAGGAAGTGGCTCCAGTTTTAGAAGGTTCAACCTTGCTTTGCGAGGGAGAAGAGGGAGTGTTAGAAGTGGTCGCAGAGGGCCAATTTGAAGTGGTTGCTTGGAGAAGAAATGGGACTCCTATTCAAGGCCAAACCGGAAAAACCTTATCTATTTCAGAAGCAGGAGAATACCAAGCACTCATTCGTTATCAGGGAGCATGTCTCTCAGAGACTTCAAAGGTCGAGGTTATCGTCAATTCGAAACCTAGTGGAGAAATCCAAGTAGACGGAAATATTCTTCGAGCCCCAGAAGGATATCAATATCAATGGTATCGAAACGGGGAAAAGATGGAAGGAAAAACAAATCGAGTATTAACCGTGGACTCCATGGGTGAATACAAAGTTTTGATGACTTCAGAGGCAGGTTGCGAGGCATATTTGGCGCCAGTTACTTTAACCATTTCGGGATTGGCATTGCCTTGGACAAGTTTAGCGTCTGATTTGAAAATTTATCCTAATCCTGCCAAGCATAGCGCCGTAATTGAACTTGAAGCAGAGGCTGTTCCAGCTATTCAATGGTTAAAAATCTATTCTTCTTCAGGGAAAGAAGTAACAAGCTTGATGGAAATCACGTCCTTGGACCAAAGGAAATTTGAGTTAAGGTTTGGAGAAACAGCTCCAGGAGTTTATTTACTTACTTGGATTGATCCTTCGATGCGTCCTTATTTTGGCCGCTTGATTATTTTGAAATAA